The SAR324 cluster bacterium genome window below encodes:
- a CDS encoding YkgJ family cysteine cluster protein produces the protein MKPTRTKTGFRLAVLDGSKALQRIEQTSPQNQPSQRMNIKKFLDPWHQQGKKLIDTQKLPKQNPIVAIVHDLCDAVSRQTADDLVGKNLQIACGQGCDACCWYTEIASTGLELEEILHFIQQHMPANIRQKLLEQVRKPLVSSLEYKPCPFLDQEARACAIYPVRPMGCRGLLATKQCQLDQPDEDTGLKECVRLTQQAWKRQPLRGGMLLIALEHHRNGKGHFNMNQTNPEILVEFKKIEPEYLEQIFAKSDV, from the coding sequence ATGAAGCCAACTCGAACAAAAACCGGATTTCGTCTGGCTGTTCTTGACGGAAGCAAAGCCCTGCAACGTATTGAACAAACTTCACCGCAAAATCAACCATCCCAGAGAATGAATATTAAAAAATTTCTGGATCCCTGGCACCAGCAGGGAAAAAAGCTGATCGACACACAGAAGCTACCCAAACAGAATCCAATTGTGGCAATAGTGCATGACTTGTGTGATGCCGTCTCCCGACAAACCGCGGATGACTTGGTTGGGAAAAACCTCCAGATTGCCTGTGGTCAGGGGTGTGATGCCTGCTGCTGGTATACCGAAATTGCTTCAACCGGCCTTGAGTTGGAAGAAATTCTGCATTTCATTCAACAGCATATGCCCGCAAACATTCGCCAAAAACTGCTGGAACAGGTGAGAAAACCGCTGGTGTCCTCGTTGGAATACAAACCATGCCCTTTTCTGGATCAGGAAGCCAGAGCCTGTGCGATTTATCCTGTACGTCCCATGGGATGCCGCGGTCTGTTGGCCACCAAACAATGTCAACTGGACCAACCCGATGAAGACACAGGCCTCAAAGAATGTGTACGCTTGACCCAACAAGCATGGAAACGCCAACCGCTTCGGGGGGGAATGCTGTTGATCGCGCTGGAACACCATAGAAACGGCAAAGGACATTTCAACATGAACCAGACCAATCCGGAAATACTGGTTGAATTCAAAAAAATTGAACCGGAGTATCTCGAGCAGATTTTTGCTAAGTCTGATGTCTGA
- a CDS encoding metallophosphoesterase, protein MKSTDSKFSINLAIETPTGPLYIIADSHLHQGAIAPFLKMLSTLNDAEVIVFLGDVFKAWLALPEFQDDSHMQVLKGIRALREKNIPTVLVAGNRELLLPKTYTEEWRQYLPFTHLTHRDFYIQWGKRHYGFEHGDQVNQQDRNYLRWYALSHSLPFEWCFRAMPGALTRWIAHNTEKGMSQTNMDYKISFPEEEIQRFMEHLHPELTRFFLGHFHQDREIINPAHPVALRLVPDWFSRQSILRIDPQGTVETLTFNSNPDQT, encoded by the coding sequence ATGAAATCAACTGACAGCAAATTTTCCATCAATTTAGCGATCGAAACACCAACCGGACCACTGTACATTATTGCGGATTCACATCTCCATCAGGGGGCCATTGCACCCTTTCTGAAAATGTTGTCCACGCTGAATGACGCAGAAGTCATCGTCTTTCTGGGCGATGTGTTCAAGGCATGGCTCGCACTGCCTGAGTTTCAGGATGACTCTCATATGCAAGTCCTCAAGGGCATCCGGGCACTCCGGGAAAAGAACATCCCAACGGTTCTGGTTGCTGGAAACCGGGAACTTCTATTGCCCAAAACCTATACCGAAGAATGGAGGCAATACCTGCCCTTCACCCACTTGACGCATCGGGATTTTTATATTCAATGGGGAAAACGCCATTACGGTTTTGAGCATGGAGATCAAGTCAATCAACAAGACCGGAATTATTTGCGATGGTATGCTCTCAGCCACAGTCTTCCGTTTGAATGGTGTTTCAGAGCAATGCCAGGTGCCCTGACACGCTGGATCGCCCATAATACCGAAAAAGGAATGTCTCAGACCAATATGGACTACAAAATTTCGTTTCCCGAGGAGGAAATCCAGAGATTCATGGAACACCTTCATCCGGAACTCACCCGGTTTTTTCTGGGACATTTTCACCAGGACAGGGAAATCATCAATCCTGCGCATCCTGTCGCACTCAGGCTTGTTCCTGACTGGTTTTCCCGCCAGTCTATTTTGAGAATTGATCCTCAAGGAACGGTTGAAACCCTTACTTTTAATTCAAACCCGGATCAAACATGA
- a CDS encoding response regulator produces the protein MKNQSYKVLVVDDDETILYLLEKILSTQYECISAKNALDALKIMESEPIDIVLTDIHMPEMDGVTFLKKVKNLKPHIPVIIMTADPNMPLVKTALKEGAIDFLEKPFDLDNIFEVISRYAAKRITGRVVSVKNKAILLVTNRDNKNQLRRALASTQGNLVVVATEAEALEILRQQPFDLMVRSIEEGGMPNPEFHRETQSLSPHMKSICVLEQYDMAQMSILLDIPNIDSIVFKNNTFSESEFLVGIRKLFSRDIFGLEKYLRWGFEPIQHVTQHTDDRFQFIERMSEFLRSLKISNHFISRLENVADEFLSNALYNAPVKADGSPLYRATERTSSRACTEREKCILSYAYDGRYFGISIQDNFGAITKQDIFNGIRRCLEEQGNPSQKAGGAGLGLYLSFLTLNKFIINVSPGQKTEMIGLCDIRSSLKEYNLLDKSLTMFMES, from the coding sequence ATGAAAAATCAGTCTTACAAAGTTCTGGTGGTTGATGATGATGAAACCATTTTGTACCTTTTGGAAAAAATTCTTTCCACACAGTACGAATGCATTTCAGCAAAAAACGCACTGGATGCTCTCAAAATCATGGAATCTGAACCCATTGATATTGTGCTGACAGACATTCATATGCCTGAAATGGATGGGGTAACCTTTCTCAAGAAAGTCAAAAACCTCAAACCGCATATTCCTGTCATCATCATGACAGCCGATCCCAATATGCCTCTTGTAAAAACCGCGTTGAAAGAAGGCGCAATCGATTTTCTGGAAAAACCGTTTGATCTGGATAATATTTTTGAAGTTATTTCCCGTTATGCCGCGAAACGGATCACAGGTCGGGTTGTCAGTGTCAAAAACAAGGCTATTCTTCTGGTAACAAACCGGGATAATAAAAACCAGTTGAGGCGCGCTCTGGCATCGACACAAGGCAATCTGGTCGTGGTCGCAACCGAAGCCGAAGCGTTGGAGATCCTGCGTCAGCAACCGTTTGATCTGATGGTGCGATCCATTGAAGAAGGTGGAATGCCCAATCCTGAATTTCATCGGGAAACTCAAAGCCTGTCTCCGCACATGAAAAGCATCTGTGTGCTTGAGCAGTATGATATGGCACAAATGAGCATTTTGCTGGATATTCCCAATATCGACAGCATTGTTTTCAAAAATAACACTTTTTCTGAATCCGAATTTCTGGTCGGAATCAGAAAATTGTTCAGTCGTGATATTTTCGGGCTGGAAAAATACCTGCGCTGGGGATTTGAACCGATCCAGCATGTCACGCAACACACGGATGACCGGTTTCAGTTTATTGAACGGATGTCGGAATTTCTCCGAAGTTTGAAAATTTCCAATCATTTCATCTCCCGTCTGGAAAATGTAGCGGATGAGTTTTTATCCAATGCGCTGTATAATGCGCCGGTGAAAGCCGATGGCTCTCCTCTGTATCGTGCCACGGAACGCACCAGTTCACGGGCTTGCACCGAGCGTGAGAAGTGCATTTTGTCCTATGCCTATGACGGTCGCTATTTTGGTATTTCCATTCAGGATAATTTTGGAGCGATCACCAAACAGGATATATTCAACGGAATTCGGCGCTGTCTGGAAGAACAGGGAAATCCATCACAGAAAGCCGGAGGCGCGGGATTGGGTTTGTATCTGTCTTTTCTGACGTTGAATAAATTCATCATCAATGTTTCCCCCGGACAAAAAACGGAAATGATCGGTCTGTGTGATATCCGTTCCTCTCTCAAGGAATACAACCTGCTTGATAAATCTTTGACCATGTTCATGGAGTCCTGA
- a CDS encoding pyrroline-5-carboxylate reductase, giving the protein MRIAVIGGGNMGSAMTRAFFRNKLVQSADVCFVEPDAEKRAALAGEFGCQILDSCSETLREYDFILLAVKPQIAIKVMQTLKSGMDSKQVVMSIMAGVSIKTISETLNHARVVRIMPNTPSQIGEGMSAYYAESSILPEEKQTIAQLLEACGKCIEVPDESWMDAVTAVSGSGPAYLFYLAEQMVSAALAFGFNETDAVTMVAQTLKGAVLLWENSGISPQILRKQVTSPGGTTEAALNVFEARNVGPSIQQGIQRACERSRELSRQ; this is encoded by the coding sequence ATGCGAATTGCGGTGATTGGAGGCGGCAACATGGGCAGTGCCATGACCAGAGCTTTTTTTAGAAATAAACTTGTGCAGAGTGCGGATGTCTGTTTTGTGGAACCTGACGCGGAAAAAAGAGCAGCACTTGCGGGGGAATTTGGCTGTCAAATTCTGGATTCTTGTTCTGAGACACTGCGGGAATATGATTTTATCCTGCTGGCTGTCAAACCCCAAATTGCGATTAAAGTGATGCAAACGCTCAAATCAGGCATGGATTCCAAACAGGTGGTGATGTCTATCATGGCTGGCGTTTCCATTAAAACCATCAGCGAAACCCTGAACCATGCAAGAGTGGTTCGGATAATGCCCAATACGCCTTCACAAATCGGGGAAGGCATGAGTGCGTATTATGCGGAAAGCTCCATTCTGCCTGAAGAAAAACAGACGATTGCACAATTGCTGGAGGCCTGTGGAAAATGCATTGAAGTTCCGGATGAATCCTGGATGGATGCCGTGACGGCGGTTTCAGGAAGCGGTCCGGCTTATCTGTTTTATCTGGCAGAACAGATGGTCTCTGCCGCTCTTGCCTTTGGATTCAATGAAACAGACGCCGTCACCATGGTTGCGCAAACTCTCAAAGGAGCTGTTCTTCTTTGGGAAAATTCCGGAATTTCTCCGCAAATTTTGAGGAAACAGGTCACATCTCCCGGGGGAACCACTGAAGCCGCACTCAATGTGTTTGAGGCGCGGAATGTCGGCCCTTCCATTCAACAGGGAATCCAGCGTGCGTGCGAACGCTCCCGTGAACTTTCCCGCCAATAA
- a CDS encoding adenylosuccinate synthase produces MTCTVVVGTQWGDEGKGKIVDLLTEHADVVVRYQGGNNAGHTVMFGDKTFILHLIPSGILRNSISVLGNGVVIDPAEMIKEIDALKKMGVAVENNLKISSRAHLVMPYHKAMDQLREKQKGDQKIGTTGRGIGPAYMDKIGRLGVRLEDLNDVNDFKRRLEEILPEKNCLFEHHFHSTPFSAQQIVDEYMEYYVRLKSYLADTSTLLNTAIEQKKKILFEGAQGTFLDIDHGTYPYVTSSSTIAGGACTGSGIGPGKITSVVGIVKAYTTRVGSGPFPTELNDDMGVYLRTTGQEFGATTGRPRRCGWFDAVLVKQAADLNGLTSLAITKLDVLDKLETIQIAVHYKDRNGQLMDSFPSCGLEQVTPVYEEMPGWKCSTRNISKYEDLPQALKNYLKRIEVLTGVPVAIISTGPRREETIVHQSVWI; encoded by the coding sequence ATGACGTGTACGGTTGTCGTAGGCACCCAATGGGGCGATGAAGGAAAAGGGAAAATTGTAGATCTTCTGACAGAGCATGCCGACGTGGTTGTGCGGTATCAGGGGGGGAATAATGCCGGGCATACGGTCATGTTTGGCGACAAAACATTTATTTTGCATCTGATCCCCTCGGGTATTTTGCGCAATTCAATTTCAGTTCTGGGCAATGGTGTCGTGATTGATCCTGCTGAAATGATCAAAGAAATCGATGCCTTGAAAAAAATGGGTGTCGCGGTAGAAAACAACCTGAAAATCAGTAGCAGGGCTCATCTGGTGATGCCGTATCACAAGGCCATGGATCAGTTGCGTGAAAAACAGAAAGGCGATCAGAAAATCGGCACGACCGGACGGGGTATTGGCCCTGCGTATATGGACAAAATCGGACGCCTGGGTGTGCGCCTTGAAGACTTGAATGATGTGAATGATTTCAAAAGAAGACTTGAAGAAATTCTTCCTGAAAAAAATTGTCTGTTTGAACATCATTTCCATTCTACTCCCTTTTCCGCGCAACAGATTGTTGATGAATATATGGAATATTATGTTCGTCTTAAATCTTATCTGGCTGATACCTCAACACTCTTGAATACAGCCATTGAACAAAAGAAAAAGATTTTGTTTGAAGGTGCCCAGGGGACTTTTCTGGACATTGATCATGGAACCTATCCCTATGTGACCTCATCCAGCACCATTGCCGGTGGCGCCTGCACAGGCAGCGGTATTGGACCAGGAAAAATTACGTCTGTTGTGGGAATCGTTAAAGCTTACACGACGCGTGTTGGCAGTGGCCCGTTTCCTACAGAATTGAATGATGATATGGGAGTTTATCTGCGAACCACTGGCCAGGAATTTGGTGCGACCACTGGAAGACCACGACGTTGCGGATGGTTTGACGCGGTGTTGGTGAAACAGGCAGCAGATCTCAATGGACTGACAAGCCTGGCGATCACCAAACTGGATGTTCTGGATAAACTGGAAACTATTCAGATTGCGGTTCATTACAAAGATCGCAACGGACAATTGATGGATAGCTTTCCCAGTTGCGGGCTGGAACAGGTGACACCTGTTTATGAGGAAATGCCGGGATGGAAATGTTCCACCAGAAATATTTCAAAGTATGAAGATTTGCCTCAAGCTCTGAAAAACTATCTCAAGCGAATTGAAGTACTCACCGGAGTGCCTGTGGCAATCATTTCGACCGGACCACGTCGTGAAGAAACGATTGTGCATCAGTCTGTCTGGATTTGA
- the uvrA gene encoding excinuclease ABC subunit UvrA has protein sequence MSEHKSSEIVVIGAYEHNLKHVNIRIPRDTLTVFTGVSGSGKSSLAFDTIFKEGQRRFVESLSPYARQFLGQTDKPRVEHVEGLSPTISVDQKTVNRNPRSTVGTITEIYDHYRLLFARVGEPHCPQCGERITSQTPAQITDHVYADARDQACMVLAPMVQERKGEYRKELQDWLAEGYIRARIDGQLRRLDEKITLARYEKHSIDLVLDRMTLTDDEKSRFVEALEKALRLANGLVIVNYAEKDHLFSQLMACPKCQISLPEMEPRLFSFNAPQGSCPTCLGLGVLNTFHEEKLCDPEKSIEQRSLQCFTERGNILFTKIEMEHIERMLEVFGIPGNVPWKLLSGEHRNLIMHGNASFALGISNVFRYPESLMSKLNKKQWPGIIPILQFVYKFVKGPLEKFQHTSGCPDCEGKRLNKMALAVKFHGHSIHSLTGLPIEESLRFFSTLPLTPREQTIGRDIFREIRDRLLFLNEVGVGYLSLDRSAATLSGGEGQRIRLASQLGSGLQGVLYVLDEPSIGLHQSDNQKLIHTLKMLRDRGNTVLVVEHDEETIAAADHVVDIGPTAGSLGGYIIAQGTLKDIIQSPSMTGKFLSGAENIVIPSQRRQPSDVVLTVHKAEFHNLKQITVEIPLGLFVAIAGVSGSGKSSLVDGILKKALSRQLHRSQDVPGAHEKITGIEHIDKVIEIDQSPIGRTPRSNPATYTKVFDEIRNLFTSVPESRARGYKSGRFSFNVKGGRCEDCEGAGIQTIEMQFLSDVQIPCDTCGGKRFNTETLQIFFKGKNIHEVLEMTVEEGADFFQAIPKISNILRVLKEVGLGYIHLGQPSTTLSGGEAQRVKLASELRKKATGKTLYILDEPTTGLHFQDIRLLLQCLNQLVEQGNTVLVIEHNLDVLKTADYVIELGPGGGKYGGELVACGTPEQLALKESLTGKFLKPTLKLEKPWLTDKSHTTSGSRNATTELSQERNIVIKGASKNNLRHVSLEIPVNQMTVITGVSGSGKTSLAFDTIFAEGQARYVESLSTYARRFLGRMDKAPVDSIDGLAPAIAINQKSTSRNPRSTVATTTEIYDYLRLLFARIGEPHCPHCGQPLKGYTPTRVAQAWLQLFPEERLEILAPLYRPGSKKITLLDEASHLKQVVDHLKHDGFARVYVKDQLIRLDEWDTTHKNLVLKKKDNVDLVVDRIHVSEIEQKRLAESAEVAFQKGHGILKVRRADHANQEVFFSEKPGCVACDFYLEEELTPRMFSFNSHVGACPACDGLGQREDETTCPTCLGQRLKPEYLAVRVNGKNISEFCAMNVRMAQAEINLWKLSENQTIVAEQALKEVTGRLDFLDNVGLTYLTLDQRTATLSGGEAQRIRLASQIGSGLVGVMYVLDEPTIGLHSRDTDRLLSTLHKLRDLGNTVILVEHDLDTIRSANHVVDIGPGAGHYGGQVVASGTVPEIMKNENSLTGQYLNGIKTINVPAKRRPFSEDVCLKVHGAEENNLKNIDVSFPIGVFTVVTGVSGSGKSSLVIDILQKTIQKKLNKTRQPVGKHQKLSGVEHIDKLMVIDQDPIGKSPRSNPASYSNVLAPIRELFAEMPEAKKRGFTKRRFSFNAVEGRCPACEGQGHVLIEMHFLSDVWVQCDECKGQRYNRETLSVTFKGHTMADVLNMEVNQAVELFDHQPRILRICKTLQDVGLGYIKLGQPGNTLSGGESQRLKLSAELAKRSTGKTLYILDEPTTGLHIDDTARLLQVLHHLVDAGNTVIVIEHNLDVVKTADCVIDLGPEGGENGGQLVFTGTPEEIKNCETSHTGRFLRPFLMV, from the coding sequence ATGTCAGAGCATAAATCCAGCGAAATTGTGGTCATCGGCGCATATGAACATAATCTGAAACATGTGAACATCCGGATTCCACGAGACACCTTGACCGTGTTTACAGGGGTCAGTGGTTCAGGCAAATCATCGCTGGCGTTTGATACAATTTTCAAGGAAGGTCAGCGCCGGTTTGTGGAATCGCTGTCACCCTATGCCCGGCAGTTTCTGGGACAGACAGACAAACCCAGAGTGGAGCATGTGGAAGGGTTGAGTCCGACCATTTCCGTGGACCAGAAAACGGTCAACCGCAATCCCCGCTCCACCGTGGGAACCATCACTGAAATCTATGACCATTACCGCCTGCTGTTTGCACGGGTTGGAGAACCTCACTGCCCCCAGTGTGGAGAGCGCATCACCTCGCAGACGCCTGCGCAAATCACCGATCATGTGTATGCCGACGCACGGGATCAAGCCTGCATGGTGCTGGCGCCCATGGTTCAGGAACGCAAAGGAGAATACCGCAAGGAATTACAGGACTGGCTGGCAGAAGGCTATATCCGGGCCAGAATTGATGGCCAACTCCGCCGTCTGGATGAAAAAATCACACTCGCCCGTTACGAAAAGCATTCCATTGATCTGGTGCTGGACCGCATGACATTGACGGATGATGAAAAAAGCCGGTTTGTGGAAGCCCTGGAAAAAGCCCTTCGCCTGGCAAACGGACTTGTTATTGTCAATTACGCTGAAAAAGACCATTTGTTCAGTCAACTCATGGCCTGCCCGAAATGTCAGATTTCCCTGCCCGAAATGGAACCTCGGCTATTTTCTTTCAATGCCCCTCAAGGCTCATGTCCCACATGCCTTGGACTAGGCGTGCTGAACACCTTTCATGAAGAAAAACTTTGCGATCCTGAGAAAAGCATTGAACAAAGATCTCTGCAATGCTTCACGGAACGAGGCAATATTCTGTTCACCAAAATTGAAATGGAACACATTGAAAGAATGCTGGAGGTCTTTGGCATTCCCGGCAATGTCCCGTGGAAATTGCTGTCCGGGGAACACCGAAATCTGATTATGCATGGCAATGCGTCCTTTGCGCTGGGGATCTCCAATGTATTCCGTTATCCTGAATCATTGATGAGTAAGCTGAATAAAAAACAATGGCCGGGCATCATTCCGATTCTGCAGTTTGTGTACAAGTTTGTGAAAGGGCCACTTGAAAAATTCCAGCACACCTCCGGATGCCCCGACTGCGAAGGAAAACGTCTGAACAAAATGGCACTTGCGGTCAAATTCCATGGACATTCGATTCATTCTCTCACCGGACTGCCGATTGAGGAATCGCTCCGGTTTTTCAGCACTCTGCCCCTGACACCCAGAGAACAGACCATAGGCCGGGATATTTTCAGGGAAATTCGGGACCGTCTGCTGTTTCTCAATGAAGTGGGAGTCGGTTACCTGTCGCTGGACCGTTCTGCCGCTACGTTATCAGGCGGTGAAGGACAGCGAATTCGGCTTGCGTCACAATTGGGATCAGGACTTCAGGGCGTGCTGTATGTGCTGGATGAACCTTCCATCGGACTGCATCAGAGCGATAACCAGAAATTGATTCATACCCTCAAAATGCTACGTGATCGGGGCAATACCGTGCTGGTGGTGGAGCATGATGAAGAAACCATTGCCGCCGCCGATCATGTCGTGGATATTGGCCCGACAGCCGGAAGTCTGGGAGGATATATCATTGCGCAGGGAACGCTGAAGGATATCATTCAGTCGCCTTCGATGACCGGAAAATTCCTGTCAGGCGCTGAAAATATTGTGATCCCCTCCCAAAGACGACAACCCTCAGATGTGGTTCTGACCGTTCACAAGGCAGAGTTCCATAACCTCAAACAAATCACTGTCGAAATTCCGCTGGGTCTGTTTGTGGCGATTGCGGGAGTTTCAGGTTCCGGCAAATCATCACTGGTGGATGGCATTCTGAAAAAAGCACTGAGTCGTCAACTGCATCGCAGTCAGGATGTTCCCGGCGCTCATGAAAAAATCACCGGCATTGAACACATCGACAAGGTGATTGAAATTGATCAGTCGCCGATTGGCAGAACACCACGCAGTAATCCGGCAACCTACACCAAGGTATTTGATGAAATCCGCAATCTGTTCACCAGTGTTCCCGAATCACGGGCTCGGGGCTACAAATCCGGACGGTTTTCCTTCAATGTCAAGGGTGGACGTTGCGAAGACTGTGAAGGCGCAGGTATCCAGACCATTGAAATGCAGTTTCTAAGTGATGTGCAGATTCCTTGCGATACCTGCGGAGGAAAGCGGTTTAACACGGAAACCCTGCAAATTTTTTTCAAGGGAAAAAACATTCATGAGGTGCTGGAAATGACCGTCGAGGAAGGCGCGGATTTTTTTCAGGCCATTCCCAAAATTTCCAACATTCTGCGTGTTCTCAAGGAAGTCGGACTGGGATACATCCATCTGGGCCAACCCTCCACCACTCTTTCCGGGGGAGAAGCACAACGGGTGAAGCTGGCCTCAGAATTACGCAAGAAAGCCACTGGAAAAACACTGTACATCCTGGATGAACCCACGACCGGACTACATTTTCAGGATATCCGCCTGTTACTGCAATGCCTCAACCAACTAGTGGAACAGGGCAACACCGTGTTGGTCATTGAACACAATCTGGATGTGCTGAAAACCGCGGATTATGTGATCGAACTGGGGCCGGGTGGTGGAAAATATGGTGGCGAACTGGTCGCTTGCGGCACGCCGGAACAACTGGCGTTGAAGGAGAGCCTCACCGGCAAGTTTCTGAAACCCACCCTGAAACTGGAAAAACCCTGGCTGACAGACAAATCTCATACTACTTCGGGTTCCAGAAACGCAACAACCGAACTGTCACAGGAGCGCAACATTGTAATCAAGGGGGCTTCAAAAAATAATTTACGGCATGTCAGCCTTGAAATTCCGGTCAATCAAATGACCGTCATCACTGGCGTCTCCGGTTCCGGCAAAACCAGCCTGGCGTTTGATACGATTTTCGCCGAAGGACAGGCCCGCTATGTGGAATCACTTTCTACGTATGCCCGACGCTTTCTGGGACGGATGGACAAGGCTCCGGTGGATTCCATTGACGGATTGGCTCCAGCTATCGCGATCAATCAAAAAAGTACCAGCCGGAATCCACGTTCGACCGTGGCCACCACAACCGAAATTTATGATTATCTGCGGCTTCTGTTTGCCCGAATTGGAGAACCTCACTGTCCGCATTGCGGTCAACCGCTGAAAGGCTACACGCCCACTCGAGTTGCGCAGGCCTGGCTTCAGCTTTTTCCTGAAGAACGTCTGGAAATTCTGGCGCCCTTGTATCGTCCGGGTTCCAAAAAAATCACACTGCTGGATGAGGCATCTCATTTGAAACAGGTTGTGGACCATTTGAAACACGATGGTTTTGCCCGGGTGTATGTGAAAGATCAACTGATCAGACTGGATGAATGGGACACCACCCACAAGAATCTGGTTCTTAAAAAGAAAGACAATGTGGATCTGGTGGTTGACCGGATCCACGTTTCGGAAATTGAGCAGAAACGTCTGGCAGAATCTGCGGAAGTGGCCTTTCAGAAAGGACATGGCATTCTCAAAGTGAGACGGGCGGATCATGCCAATCAGGAAGTATTCTTTTCAGAAAAACCCGGGTGCGTGGCCTGTGATTTTTATCTGGAAGAGGAATTGACACCACGGATGTTTTCTTTCAATTCGCACGTCGGTGCCTGTCCGGCCTGTGATGGACTGGGCCAGAGGGAAGATGAAACAACCTGCCCGACCTGCCTGGGACAACGCCTGAAGCCAGAATATCTGGCGGTTCGTGTCAATGGGAAAAATATCAGTGAATTCTGCGCGATGAATGTGCGGATGGCTCAAGCTGAAATCAATCTTTGGAAATTGTCTGAAAATCAGACAATTGTAGCGGAACAAGCCCTGAAAGAAGTCACAGGTCGGCTCGATTTTCTGGACAATGTCGGTTTGACCTATCTGACGCTGGATCAGCGGACAGCTACGCTTTCTGGCGGTGAGGCACAGCGCATCCGTCTGGCTTCACAGATCGGTTCGGGACTGGTGGGGGTGATGTATGTTCTGGATGAACCCACAATCGGCCTTCATTCCCGTGACACAGACCGTCTGCTCAGTACACTGCACAAACTCAGGGATCTGGGCAATACTGTCATTCTGGTGGAACACGATCTGGATACGATCCGCAGTGCCAACCATGTGGTGGATATCGGCCCCGGAGCCGGACATTACGGCGGACAGGTAGTGGCCTCAGGAACGGTGCCTGAAATCATGAAGAATGAAAATTCGCTGACAGGACAATATCTGAATGGTATCAAAACCATTAATGTCCCCGCAAAACGACGGCCTTTTTCTGAAGATGTATGCCTGAAAGTGCATGGCGCGGAAGAGAATAATCTGAAAAATATTGATGTCTCGTTTCCAATAGGTGTTTTCACTGTTGTGACAGGGGTTTCAGGTTCCGGTAAATCGTCACTGGTGATTGATATTCTGCAAAAAACTATTCAGAAAAAACTCAACAAAACCCGGCAACCTGTAGGAAAGCACCAGAAACTCAGTGGAGTGGAACACATTGATAAACTGATGGTGATTGATCAGGACCCGATCGGCAAGAGTCCACGCTCCAACCCTGCGTCTTACAGCAACGTTCTGGCACCCATCCGGGAGTTATTCGCGGAAATGCCTGAAGCCAAAAAGCGGGGATTCACCAAACGCAGATTTTCATTCAATGCAGTGGAAGGCCGCTGTCCGGCCTGTGAAGGCCAGGGACATGTGTTGATTGAAATGCACTTTTTGTCGGATGTGTGGGTCCAGTGTGATGAATGCAAGGGACAGCGCTATAATCGGGAAACCCTCAGTGTCACCTTCAAAGGACACACGATGGCCGATGTGCTCAACATGGAAGTGAATCAGGCTGTTGAACTGTTTGATCACCAACCTAGAATTCTAAGAATCTGCAAAACACTTCAGGACGTCGGACTGGGTTATATCAAACTGGGTCAACCCGGCAACACCCTTTCCGGTGGAGAATCCCAACGACTCAAACTGTCAGCGGAACTGGCCAAACGCTCTACAGGAAAAACGTTGTATATTCTGGATGAACCCACGACCGGACTGCACATTGATGACACAGCACGTTTGCTGCAAGTGCTGCATCATCTGGTGGATGCGGGCAACACGGTCATTGTGATTGAACACAATCTGGATGTGGTCAAAACCGCGGACTGTGTGATTGATCTTGGTCCGGAAGGCGGCGAAAATGGCGGTCAGCTTGTTTTCACAGGGACGCCTGAAGAAATAAAGAATTGCGAAACCAGCCATACAGGCCGGTTTCTACGACCATTTTTAATGGTTTAA